The following proteins come from a genomic window of Nitrospirota bacterium:
- a CDS encoding ABC transporter ATP-binding protein encodes MIDVQEITKIYQLGDVEVKALCAISISIENGEFIAIMGPSGSGKSTFMNILGCLDKPTSGRYLLEGADVGSLGRDELAAIRNKKIGFVFQGFNLLSRTSALENVELPMLYNGVTAKERRQKAMSALKSVGLEGREHHFPNQLSGGQQQRVAVARALVNNAPIILADEPTGNLDTKTSAEIMELFTKLNAESNITIILITHEHDIAEYSRRIIKFRDGCIVTDEANKKIRVKDHD; translated from the coding sequence ATTATTGATGTACAAGAAATTACCAAGATCTATCAGCTTGGTGATGTTGAAGTCAAGGCGCTCTGTGCAATCTCTATCAGTATTGAAAATGGAGAATTCATAGCAATAATGGGCCCTTCAGGGTCAGGGAAATCTACCTTTATGAATATACTTGGATGCCTTGATAAGCCTACAAGCGGCAGGTACCTTCTTGAAGGCGCTGATGTCGGCAGTCTCGGAAGGGATGAACTCGCTGCTATAAGAAACAAGAAGATAGGTTTTGTCTTTCAGGGGTTCAATCTTCTTTCAAGGACGTCCGCTCTTGAGAATGTTGAGCTTCCCATGCTTTATAACGGAGTCACAGCAAAAGAAAGAAGGCAGAAGGCAATGTCTGCGCTTAAAAGCGTCGGCTTGGAGGGAAGGGAGCATCATTTCCCCAATCAGCTTTCCGGAGGCCAGCAGCAGAGAGTAGCTGTTGCGAGGGCGCTTGTGAATAATGCGCCGATAATCCTTGCAGACGAGCCGACAGGCAATCTTGACACAAAGACAAGCGCTGAGATAATGGAGCTTTTTACAAAGCTGAATGCCGAATCAAATATCACTATAATACTTATAACACATGAGCATGATATAGCGGAATACAGCAGACGGATAATAAAATTCCGCGACGGCTGTATTGTGACTGATGAGGCAAATAAAAAAATAAGAGTTAAAGACCATGATTAA